In the Methanothermobacter marburgensis str. Marburg genome, TGATAGATGCAGATGCACTCGCAGTGCACCTCAACCCCCTCCAGGAGTCAATACAACCCGGAGGCGACGTGGACTCAACCGGGGCCCTCGAATCCATATCATCAATTGTGAAGTCCATGGATGTCCCTGTAATGGTCAAGGAGACAGGCGCAGGTATATCCTCAGAGGACGCCATAAAACTTGAAGCATGCGGGGTGGCGGCCATAGACGTTGCAGGTGCAGGCGGAACCAGCTGGGCCGCAGTTGAAACCTACCGTGCAGACGACAGATACCTGGGTGAGCTTTTCTGGGACTGGGGAATACCCACCGCTGCAAGCACAGTGGAGGTTGCAGAGTCAGTAAACGTGCCTGTGATTGCATCAGGGGGTATACGAAGCGGACTTGACGCTGCAAAGGCCATAGCCCTAGGTGCAACAATGGCTGGAATAGCACTCCCGGTACTTGAAGCTGCAGGCCAGGGTTACAGGGCCGTTATAAGGGTAATTGAAAGGTTCAACGAGGCACTTAAAACCGCCATGTACCTTGCAGGTGCAGAAACACTTGACGATCTCAGAAATTCACAAGTCATAATAATGGGCCGAACCAGAGAGTGGCTAAATGAAAGGGGCTTTGAAACAATAAAATACGCCAGGAGGTAATAATTTGAGCGTAGAAGTAATAGCGATCGGCGGATACGAGGAAGTAGGTAAGAACATGTCCGCCGTTAAGGTGGGGGATGATGTTGTAATATTTGACATGGGGATTCACCTTGACAGGGTTCACATACATGAGGACACAGACATTGCAAGGATGCACAGCCTGGACCTCATAGAGAGGGGTGTCATACCCGATGATACCCTCATGAAGGACGTTGATGGAAAGGTCAGGGCAATAGTGTTCACACACGGGCACCTGGACCACATAGGGGCGGTTGCAAAGCTGGCCCACAGGTACCAGGCCCCCATAATAGCAACACCCTACACAATAGCACTCATAGAGAGGACAATAAAGGCAGAGCGAAAGTTCAATGTCCTAAACACACTCCAGGTCCTCAATGCAGGGGAGAAGTGCCAGATATCCCCTGGTATAACACTGGAGTTCATACAGTCAACCCACAGTATACCACAGTCAGTTATAGCAGCACTCCACACACCGGAGGGTATAATAGTCTATGCACTTGACTTCAAATTCGATGACCACCAGAAGATATCACCACCACCTGACTACCACCGCCTCAGGGAGCTTGGAAGGAAGGGCGTCCTGGCAATGATAGTTGAAACAACCAGGGCCAACGAGAAGCAGGAGGTCAAGACACACTCAGAGAAGGTTGCAAGGATAGTCCTTGAGGATATAATGAAGAACCCCCTTGAGGAGAGGAACGGGATGATAGTGACCACCTTCTCCTCCCACATGGAGCGTATACAGGCCATAAGTGACATAGCATCACAGAGCGACAGGCAGATGCTCCTCCTTGGAAGGTCAATGGAGAGATACTGTGGACTCGCAGAGGCCATGGGCATACTCAAACTCCCTGAGAATGCCAGCATATATGGAAGTCCAAAGGCTGTTAACAGGGCCCTTGCACGTGCAGAGGCAAAGCGTGAGGATTACCTCCTCATCACAACAGGTCACCAGGGGGAACCCGATGCTCTGCTGCCTAGGATAGCCAATGCAAAGACCCAGTTCCGGATAAAGAGGGGTGACAATGTGGTGATATCAGCCCCCGTCATACCCAACCCCATGAACGTTGCAAACAGGAACCTCATGGAGCGTCGCCTGGCATCAAGCGGTGCAAGGATCTACACAAATGCACACGTATCAGGGCATGCAGGTAGGGAGGACCACAGGGACTTCATAAGGATGCTCAACCCCATGCACATAATACCAGCCCACGGAGACCTCAGCATGCTCTCGGCCTACGCCGAGATAGCAGAGGAGGAGGGCTACAAGCTGGGTAACGACATACACATCTTGAGGAATGGACAGGCACAGGTATTTAATGGAGGTATCCGATGACGGAAGTATTAGATATTCTCAGAAAGTACTCTGAAGTGGCCGATAAGAGGATAATGGAGTGCATCAGCGACATAACACCTGATACGCTCCTTAAGGCATCAGAACACCTCATAACAGCAGGTGGTAAGAAGATAAGACCTTCACTTGCACTCCTTAGCTGTGAGGCTGTAGGCGGAAACCCTGAGGACGCTGCAGGGGTGGCTGCGGCCATAGAACTGATACACACATTCTCACTCATTCACGATGATATAATGGATGATGATGAGATGAGGCGAGGGGAACCCTCAGTCCATGTCATATGGGGTGAACCCATGGCCATACTTGCAGGGGACGTCCTCTTCTCCAAGGCCTTCGAGGCCGTCATCAGGAACGGGGACTCAGAAAGGGTGAAGGATGCCCTTGCAGTGGTGGTTGATTCATGCGTTAAGATATGTGAGGGCCAGGCCCTTGACATGGGCTTTGAGGAGAGGCTGGATGTCACAGAGGATGAGTACATGGAGATGATCTACAAGAAGACCGCAGCCCTCATTGCAGCAGCAACAAAGGCAGGTGCCATAATGGGGGGCGCATCAGAGAGAGAGGTTGAGGCCCTGGAGGACTACGGCAAATTCATCGGCCTCGCATTCCAGATACACGACGACTACCTGGATGTGGTGAGTGATGAGGAATCTCTGGGCAAACCTGTGGGCAGTGACATAGCAGAGGGCAAGATGACCCTCATGGTTGTAAAGGCCCTTGAGGAGGCATCAGAGGAGGACAGGGAGAGGCTCATATCGATCCTCGGATCAGGTGATGAGGGCAGTGTCGCTGAGGCCATAGAGATCTTTGAACGCTACGGTGCAACCCAGTATGCCCATGAGGTGGCCCTTGACTATGTGAGGATGGCCAAGGAGCGCCTTGAGATACTTGAAGACTCAGATGCAAGGGACGCACTCATGAGGATAGCTGACTTTGTACTTGAAAGGGAACACTAGGTGATGATGGTGGAGGACCTCGTCTACCGCTACGCACTCATGAATGCTGTTAAGCATAAGGGAAAGGCAAACCCGGGCGCCGTCATGGGGGCCGTTATGAGCAATGAACCTGAACTCAGAAAGAGGGCCCCTGAGGTCAAGGAGGCTGTTCAGGCTGCTGTTGAGAAGGTTAACAGTTTAAAACCCGAAGAACAGCAGAGTGAAATGGAGAGGCTAGGTCTTGAGATCAGGGAGAGGAAGCAGAAGAAGAGACAGGGACTCAGGAACCTCCCTGATGTTAAGGGTGAGGTTGTACTGAGGTTCGCCCCCAACCCCAGCGGACCACTCCACATAGGCCATGCAAGGGCAGCCATCCTCAACCATGAATACGCCAGGAGGTATGATGGCAAACTAATACTCAGAATCGAGGACACCGACCCCCGAAGGGTTGACCCGGAGGCCTATGATATGATCCCCTCTGACCTGGAGTGGCTTGGTGTTGAATGGGATGAGACCATCATCCAGAGCGACCGAATGGAGATCTACTATGAGTACACAG is a window encoding:
- the fni gene encoding type 2 isopentenyl-diphosphate Delta-isomerase, whose translation is MISDRKLEHLILCTSCDVEYRKSTGFEEIEMVHRAIPEINREKIDIGLDFLGKELSSPIMISAITGGHPAALKINRELARAAEELGIALGLGSQRAGVEHPEVEETYAIARKEAPSAMLVGNIGSSHIEYAERAVEMIDADALAVHLNPLQESIQPGGDVDSTGALESISSIVKSMDVPVMVKETGAGISSEDAIKLEACGVAAIDVAGAGGTSWAAVETYRADDRYLGELFWDWGIPTAASTVEVAESVNVPVIASGGIRSGLDAAKAIALGATMAGIALPVLEAAGQGYRAVIRVIERFNEALKTAMYLAGAETLDDLRNSQVIIMGRTREWLNERGFETIKYARR
- a CDS encoding RNase J family beta-CASP ribonuclease, whose protein sequence is MSVEVIAIGGYEEVGKNMSAVKVGDDVVIFDMGIHLDRVHIHEDTDIARMHSLDLIERGVIPDDTLMKDVDGKVRAIVFTHGHLDHIGAVAKLAHRYQAPIIATPYTIALIERTIKAERKFNVLNTLQVLNAGEKCQISPGITLEFIQSTHSIPQSVIAALHTPEGIIVYALDFKFDDHQKISPPPDYHRLRELGRKGVLAMIVETTRANEKQEVKTHSEKVARIVLEDIMKNPLEERNGMIVTTFSSHMERIQAISDIASQSDRQMLLLGRSMERYCGLAEAMGILKLPENASIYGSPKAVNRALARAEAKREDYLLITTGHQGEPDALLPRIANAKTQFRIKRGDNVVISAPVIPNPMNVANRNLMERRLASSGARIYTNAHVSGHAGREDHRDFIRMLNPMHIIPAHGDLSMLSAYAEIAEEEGYKLGNDIHILRNGQAQVFNGGIR
- the idsA gene encoding short chain isoprenyl diphosphate synthase IdsA, whose translation is MTEVLDILRKYSEVADKRIMECISDITPDTLLKASEHLITAGGKKIRPSLALLSCEAVGGNPEDAAGVAAAIELIHTFSLIHDDIMDDDEMRRGEPSVHVIWGEPMAILAGDVLFSKAFEAVIRNGDSERVKDALAVVVDSCVKICEGQALDMGFEERLDVTEDEYMEMIYKKTAALIAAATKAGAIMGGASEREVEALEDYGKFIGLAFQIHDDYLDVVSDEESLGKPVGSDIAEGKMTLMVVKALEEASEEDRERLISILGSGDEGSVAEAIEIFERYGATQYAHEVALDYVRMAKERLEILEDSDARDALMRIADFVLEREH